One genomic segment of Acomys russatus chromosome 6, mAcoRus1.1, whole genome shotgun sequence includes these proteins:
- the Rab29 gene encoding ras-related protein Rab-7L1 isoform X2, which produces MGSRDHLFKVLVVGDAAVGKTSLVQRYSQDSFSKHYKSTVGGQERFTSMTRLYYRDASACVIMFDVTNATTFSNSQRWKQDLDSKLTLPNGEPVPCLLLANKSDLSPWAVSRDQIDRFSKENGFTGWTETSVKENKNINEAMRVLVEKMMNNSREDTLSLSTQGNYIDLQTKPSSGWTCC; this is translated from the exons ATGGGCAGCCGAGATCACCTGTTCAAAGTGCTGGTGGTGGGGGACGCCGCCGTGGGCAAGACGTCACTGGTCCAGCGCtactcccaggacagcttcagcAAGCACTACAAGTCCACCGTGGGAG ggCAGGAGCGCTTCACCTCTATGACGCGACTATACTATCGAGATGCTTCTGCCTGCGTTATTATGTTTGACGTCACCAATGCCACTACTTTCAGCAACAGCCAAAGATGGAAACAGGATCTAGACAGCAAGCTCACACTGCCCAATGGGGAGCCAGTGCCCTGCCTGCTCTTGGCCAACAAG AGTGATCTGTCCCCTTGGGCAGTGAGCCGGGACCAGATTGACCGGTTCAGTAAAGAGAACGGGTTCACAGGTTGGACAGAAACATCAGTGAAGGAGAACAAAAACATTAATGAGGCCATGAG agTCCTAGTTGAAAAGATGATGAACAATTCCAGAGAAGATACACTGTCTTTGTCCACCCAAGGGAACTACATCGATCTCCAAACCAAGCCCTCCTCTGGCTGGACATGCTGCTAG
- the Rab29 gene encoding ras-related protein Rab-7L1 isoform X1 produces the protein MGSRDHLFKVLVVGDAAVGKTSLVQRYSQDSFSKHYKSTVGVDFALKVLQWSDSEMVRLQLWDIAGQERFTSMTRLYYRDASACVIMFDVTNATTFSNSQRWKQDLDSKLTLPNGEPVPCLLLANKSDLSPWAVSRDQIDRFSKENGFTGWTETSVKENKNINEAMRVLVEKMMNNSREDTLSLSTQGNYIDLQTKPSSGWTCC, from the exons ATGGGCAGCCGAGATCACCTGTTCAAAGTGCTGGTGGTGGGGGACGCCGCCGTGGGCAAGACGTCACTGGTCCAGCGCtactcccaggacagcttcagcAAGCACTACAAGTCCACCGTGGGAG tgGATTTTGCTCTGAAGGTTCTCCAGTGGTCGGACTCAGAGATGGTGCGGCTTCAGCTGTGGGATATTGCAG ggCAGGAGCGCTTCACCTCTATGACGCGACTATACTATCGAGATGCTTCTGCCTGCGTTATTATGTTTGACGTCACCAATGCCACTACTTTCAGCAACAGCCAAAGATGGAAACAGGATCTAGACAGCAAGCTCACACTGCCCAATGGGGAGCCAGTGCCCTGCCTGCTCTTGGCCAACAAG AGTGATCTGTCCCCTTGGGCAGTGAGCCGGGACCAGATTGACCGGTTCAGTAAAGAGAACGGGTTCACAGGTTGGACAGAAACATCAGTGAAGGAGAACAAAAACATTAATGAGGCCATGAG agTCCTAGTTGAAAAGATGATGAACAATTCCAGAGAAGATACACTGTCTTTGTCCACCCAAGGGAACTACATCGATCTCCAAACCAAGCCCTCCTCTGGCTGGACATGCTGCTAG